A window from Solanum stenotomum isolate F172 chromosome 5, ASM1918654v1, whole genome shotgun sequence encodes these proteins:
- the LOC125864062 gene encoding uncharacterized protein LOC125864062, with translation MFPPKTKYAAYLALKFVNGCDNNLPSAKSNIRFVNYESEIDVENQANTVHLPRLQESGGIPKMRGDGSRTEGHCSDVDEVAYLKWIIACLRYELRNYQSALGETTARDLSKSLSPESSKKAKQLVVAYAAKENQGDRGIHVLELDSNQLSSQEPHLMNSGEFDGTSISNSSAHKSDTLNKSKIFRKLMRLIRGKDHHHNHSKMAHNTEENAARCTYYSSGYCLDMSVVDTGAIRPQSRSRTPSPGSSKQFIEFHSFDQASTTNNKGESRNYPTRTRRYSDVGSLDYMSKHLVESPQEKGNNHDQEDVHKAELAKYAEVLKGSL, from the exons ATGTTTCCACCAAAGACAAAATATGCTGCTTATTTGGCGCTCAAGTTTGTAAATGGGTGCGACAATAACCTTCCATCTGCTAAATCAAATATTAGGTTTGTTAATTATGAGagtgaaattgatgttgaaAATCAGGCCAACACTGTGCACCTTCCAAGATTGCAAGAAAGTGGGGGTATCCCAAAAATGAGAGGAGATGGAT CTAGAACAGAAGGTCATTGCAGTGATGTTGACGAAGTAGCCTATCTTAAATGGATAATTGCTTGCTTGCGATATGAGCTGAGGAACTATCAGTCTGCCCTAGGTGAAACAACTGCAAGGGATCTCAGTAAATCGTTAAGCCCCGAATCTAGTAAGAAAGCCAAGCAACTAGTTGTTGCATATGCAGCTAAAGAAAACCAAGGGGACAGGGGAATCCATGTTTTGGAGCTTGATTCTAACCAGTTATCCTCCCAAGAACCACATCTAATGAATTCAGGTGAGTTTGATGGTACTTCAATTTCTAATTCTTCAGCCCATAAATCTGACACTTTAAACAAAAGTAAAATCTTTCGTAAACTTATGAGACTAATACGGGGAAAGGACCATCATCATAATCATTCAAAAATGGCTCACAACACTGAAGAGAATGCAGCAAGATGCACTTATTATTCTTCTGGGTACTGTTTAGATATGTCTGTCGTAGATACTGGAGCTATTAGGCCCCAGAGCAGATCAAGAACACCATCTCCAGGTTCATCCAAACAATTTATAGAATTCCATTCATTTGATCAAGCATCTACAACcaataataaaggagaaagcAGAAACTACCCGACACGTACAAGGAGATATAGTGATGTGGGCTCATTAGATTATATGTCAAAACATCTCGTTGAATCAcctcaagaaaaaggaaataaccATGACCAAGAAGATGTTCATAAAGCTGAGTTGGCAAAATATGCAGAAGTTTTGAAAGGATCTCTCTAA